In a genomic window of beta proteobacterium MWH-UniP1:
- the phbB gene encoding acetoacetyl-CoA reductase produces MPAEQRTALVTGGSGGLGEAIARALHDAGHTVLIVHSPGNASIGAWLKTQAGEGYDFAAYGADVADHARCQELADRIHTDGHRIDILVNNAGITRDATFRKLSYADWDAVLRVNLDSVFNVTRPFIDGMLDRGWGRIINISSINGSKGQFGQTNYSAAKAGMHGFTKALAQEVARKGVTVNTVSPGYLDTKMVTSMSEEVVKQVTAGIPVGRLGRPAEVAALVAFIASESAGFMTGSNVSMNGGQHMY; encoded by the coding sequence ATGCCGGCTGAGCAACGCACTGCACTGGTCACCGGCGGCAGCGGCGGCCTGGGCGAAGCCATCGCCCGGGCCTTGCACGATGCGGGCCATACCGTGCTCATCGTCCATTCGCCGGGCAATGCCAGCATTGGCGCGTGGCTGAAAACCCAAGCCGGCGAAGGTTACGACTTCGCCGCCTACGGCGCGGATGTGGCCGACCATGCCCGTTGCCAGGAACTGGCTGACCGCATCCACACAGACGGGCATCGCATCGACATCCTGGTCAACAACGCGGGCATCACGCGCGATGCCACGTTCCGCAAGCTGAGCTACGCCGATTGGGATGCCGTCCTGCGCGTCAATCTCGATTCCGTATTCAACGTGACCCGGCCATTCATCGACGGCATGCTCGACAGGGGCTGGGGCCGGATCATCAACATCTCCTCCATCAACGGCTCCAAGGGGCAGTTCGGCCAGACCAACTACTCCGCCGCAAAAGCCGGCATGCATGGCTTCACAAAAGCCCTCGCACAGGAAGTGGCGCGCAAAGGCGTGACGGTCAACACCGTCTCGCCGGGGTATCTGGATACGAAGATGGTGACGAGCATGTCGGAGGAAGTGGTCAAGCAAGTGACTGCCGGTATTCCCGTGGGCCGCCTGGGACGGCCTGCGGAAGTCGCAGCACTGGTGGCATTCATCGCCAGCGAGTCTGCGGGGTTCATGACCGGCAGCAACGTCTCGATGAATGGTGGCCAGCACATGTACTGA
- a CDS encoding DUF4105 domain-containing protein encodes MHRVLRALAGLAIGFVVLLLTVWGALALWHQMPGPSVVRWFVIAMWSTLGVTVVLSRAGLLGRRNRNIAGFAFVIAAASLLMWWGTLQPSHQRVWADDVAQLLEARIDGNHVHLNNVRNFQWRSETDYTPQWESRTYDLDRLRSADLVLSYWMGPHIAHTLVSFGFDGGERVVFSLEIRKERHESFSAVGGFFRQFEQILVAADERDIVRTRSNARGEDVYLYRLQMNQASARALFLEYLNAANELRQKPRFYNTLTSNCTTIVFELARVIAPALPMDYRLLLSGYFARYVYDLHGLTPGYRYDELQALGHINERALASDVSEDDFSMSIRQGVPGIPANEVNP; translated from the coding sequence ATGCACAGAGTCCTGCGCGCCCTTGCAGGCTTGGCGATCGGCTTTGTGGTACTGCTGCTGACTGTGTGGGGTGCGCTGGCTCTGTGGCATCAGATGCCGGGACCTTCGGTGGTGCGATGGTTTGTCATTGCCATGTGGTCCACATTGGGTGTGACCGTTGTCTTGTCGCGGGCGGGCTTGCTTGGGCGGCGCAATCGCAACATCGCCGGATTCGCATTTGTGATCGCAGCCGCCTCCCTGCTCATGTGGTGGGGGACGCTGCAGCCGTCACACCAGCGTGTATGGGCTGACGATGTCGCTCAGTTGCTGGAGGCCAGGATCGACGGCAACCATGTTCACCTGAATAATGTGCGCAACTTCCAGTGGCGCAGCGAAACCGACTACACCCCGCAGTGGGAGAGCCGCACATACGACCTGGATCGTCTGCGCAGCGCCGACTTGGTGCTTTCCTACTGGATGGGGCCGCACATCGCCCACACCCTGGTGTCGTTCGGCTTCGATGGCGGTGAACGCGTGGTGTTCTCGCTGGAAATTCGCAAGGAACGCCATGAGTCCTTCTCGGCGGTAGGAGGATTCTTCCGTCAGTTCGAGCAGATCCTGGTAGCCGCCGATGAGCGAGACATTGTGCGTACGCGCAGCAACGCGCGAGGCGAAGATGTTTATCTCTATCGCTTGCAGATGAATCAGGCGAGTGCCCGCGCGTTGTTTCTGGAGTATCTGAACGCGGCCAATGAACTGCGGCAGAAACCGCGCTTTTACAACACGTTAACCAGTAACTGCACGACCATCGTATTCGAGCTGGCCCGGGTCATTGCGCCCGCATTGCCAATGGACTATCGCCTGCTGCTGTCTGGATATTTTGCGCGGTACGTCTACGACCTGCATGGATTGACGCCTGGCTATCGTTACGATGAATTGCAGGCACTGGGGCATATCAACGAACGTGCCCTTGCTTCCGATGTGTCAGAGGATGACTTCTCGATGTCGATTCGACAAGGCGTGCCAGGCATCCCTGCCAACGAGGTGAATCCATGA
- the rbbA gene encoding ribosome-associated ATPase/putative transporter RbbA, with product MSHSAQLATVAIVRQVRLRYRDVIALDGIDLDIPAGRMVGLIGPDGVGKSSLLSLLAGVRIIQEGTVEVLGGDMASKAHRKLVCPRIAYMPQGLGKNLYPTLSVEENLQFFARLFGHDAPERRQRIDELTQATGLFKFLARPAGKLSGGMKQKLGLCCALIHDPDFLILDEPTTGVDPLARAQFWDLIERIRADRPGMSVIVATAYMDEAQRFDWLAAIDDGKVLATGTPKELLERTGSPNLEEAFIRLLPEEKKRGHKPVVIPPLPEDGADDIAIEAKELTMRFGDFVAVDRVSFRIRRGEIFGFLGSNGCGKSTTMKMLTGLLPASEGRAWLFGHEVDPHDLDTRRRVGYMSQAFSLYSEITVRQNLELHAKLFSVPPKDIPGRVEEMVERFGLVEVIDSLPASLPLGIRQRLSLAVAMVHKPELLILDEPTSGVDPVARDAFWRLLIELSRRDRVTVFISTHFMNEAERCDRMSMMHAGKVLDSDVPAKLVEKRGAKTLEEAFIGYLIEAEGGTVAPAGPTEAANTAIQTPATHTEHIGHNAEGFSLRRMLSYLWREALELQRDPVRATLALGGSLLLMFVIGFGITLDVEDLSYAVLDRDQTTLSQSYTLNLAGSRYFTEHPPIVDYEDLDRRMRSGELSLAIEIPAGFARDVLRGQNVQIGAWLDGAMPQRAETVQGYVQGMHQHWLLVQASERGSASAAGNASVETRFRYNPDVKSLPAMVPAVIPLLLLMLPAMLTALAVVREKETGSITNLYVTPVTRIEFLLGKQLPYVGLAMVNFLLMSLLAVTIFSVPVKGSFLTLALAALIFSFAATGMGLLASAVTRSQIAAMFFAMIGTLIPATQFAGLIDPVSSLEGSSKFIGEIYPATHMISISRGVFSKALGLPDLTWPLWSMLLSVPVILGAAVLLLKKQER from the coding sequence ATGAGCCACAGCGCGCAGCTCGCGACCGTTGCAATTGTCCGCCAGGTAAGACTGCGCTACCGCGACGTCATTGCCTTGGATGGCATTGACCTGGACATCCCCGCTGGACGGATGGTCGGTCTGATCGGCCCCGACGGCGTGGGTAAGTCCAGCCTGCTCTCGTTGCTGGCCGGTGTGCGCATCATCCAGGAAGGCACGGTCGAGGTGCTCGGTGGCGACATGGCCAGCAAGGCCCACCGCAAGCTAGTGTGCCCGCGCATCGCCTACATGCCGCAGGGGTTGGGCAAGAACCTGTATCCGACGCTCTCGGTCGAGGAGAATCTGCAATTCTTCGCGCGGCTGTTCGGCCATGACGCGCCCGAGCGCCGCCAGCGCATCGATGAGCTGACCCAGGCCACGGGTCTGTTCAAATTCCTGGCACGCCCGGCAGGCAAGCTCTCCGGGGGCATGAAGCAGAAGCTGGGCTTGTGCTGCGCGCTGATTCACGACCCGGATTTCCTGATTCTCGATGAACCGACGACCGGCGTGGATCCGCTGGCGCGTGCGCAGTTCTGGGATCTGATCGAACGCATCCGCGCCGACCGCCCCGGCATGAGCGTGATCGTGGCCACCGCCTACATGGACGAGGCGCAGCGCTTCGACTGGCTCGCCGCCATCGACGACGGCAAGGTTCTCGCGACCGGCACACCGAAGGAATTGCTGGAAAGAACAGGCAGCCCGAACCTGGAAGAGGCATTCATCCGCCTGCTCCCAGAAGAGAAAAAGCGCGGGCACAAACCGGTGGTCATTCCTCCCTTGCCGGAAGACGGCGCCGACGATATCGCCATCGAGGCCAAAGAGCTGACCATGCGCTTTGGCGACTTCGTCGCCGTCGACCGCGTGTCCTTCCGCATCCGGCGCGGTGAAATCTTCGGCTTCCTCGGCTCCAACGGCTGCGGCAAGTCTACGACGATGAAGATGCTCACCGGGCTACTGCCGGCGAGCGAGGGACGAGCCTGGCTGTTCGGTCATGAGGTGGACCCGCATGACTTGGACACCCGCCGCCGCGTCGGCTACATGTCGCAGGCATTCTCGCTCTACAGCGAAATCACGGTACGCCAGAACCTGGAGTTGCACGCCAAGCTGTTCAGCGTGCCCCCGAAGGACATTCCGGGCCGCGTCGAAGAGATGGTGGAGCGCTTCGGCCTGGTGGAAGTCATCGACAGCTTGCCGGCCAGCCTGCCTTTGGGCATACGCCAGCGCCTGTCGCTGGCAGTCGCCATGGTGCACAAGCCCGAACTGCTGATTCTGGACGAGCCGACCTCCGGGGTCGATCCAGTAGCGCGCGATGCGTTCTGGCGGCTGCTCATCGAGCTGTCACGTCGCGACCGGGTGACGGTCTTCATTTCCACCCACTTCATGAACGAGGCCGAACGCTGCGACCGCATGTCAATGATGCATGCGGGCAAGGTGCTCGACAGCGACGTGCCCGCCAAGCTGGTCGAGAAGCGCGGCGCTAAAACCCTCGAAGAGGCCTTCATCGGCTACCTCATCGAGGCGGAGGGCGGCACGGTCGCTCCCGCCGGCCCAACCGAGGCCGCCAATACGGCGATTCAGACGCCAGCGACACACACTGAGCACATCGGGCACAACGCTGAAGGCTTCAGCCTGCGCCGCATGCTCAGCTATCTGTGGCGCGAAGCACTGGAACTGCAGCGCGATCCGGTGCGCGCCACCCTGGCGCTGGGCGGTTCGCTGCTCCTGATGTTCGTGATCGGCTTCGGCATCACCCTGGACGTCGAAGACCTGAGCTATGCGGTGCTCGATCGCGACCAAACCACGCTCAGCCAAAGCTACACGCTGAACCTGGCCGGCTCGCGCTACTTCACAGAGCACCCGCCTATCGTCGATTACGAGGATCTCGACCGGCGCATGCGCAGCGGCGAACTGTCATTGGCCATCGAAATCCCCGCTGGCTTTGCCCGCGATGTATTGCGGGGCCAGAACGTGCAGATTGGTGCGTGGCTCGACGGCGCCATGCCGCAGCGCGCCGAAACCGTGCAGGGCTACGTTCAGGGCATGCACCAGCACTGGCTGCTGGTACAGGCCAGCGAGCGCGGCAGCGCCAGCGCAGCAGGCAATGCGAGCGTCGAGACGCGCTTTCGCTACAACCCCGATGTCAAGAGCCTGCCGGCGATGGTGCCTGCCGTGATTCCCCTCTTGCTGCTCATGCTGCCGGCGATGCTGACCGCGCTGGCGGTGGTGCGCGAGAAAGAGACAGGCTCGATCACCAATCTGTACGTGACGCCGGTAACGCGCATCGAGTTCCTGCTTGGCAAGCAACTGCCTTATGTCGGCCTGGCCATGGTGAATTTCCTGCTGATGAGCCTGCTCGCGGTCACCATCTTCAGTGTGCCGGTCAAGGGCAGCTTCTTGACCTTGGCGCTGGCCGCGCTGATCTTCTCCTTCGCAGCGACAGGCATGGGGCTGCTCGCCTCGGCCGTCACGCGCAGCCAGATCGCGGCCATGTTCTTCGCCATGATCGGCACCCTGATTCCGGCCACCCAGTTCGCCGGCCTGATCGATCCAGTGTCCTCGCTCGAAGGCTCCAGCAAGTTCATCGGCGAGATCTACCCCGCCACGCACATGATCTCCATCAGCCGTGGCGTTTTCAGCAAAGCGCTCGGCTTGCCCGACCTGACATGGCCGCTGTGGTCGATGCTCCTGTCGGTTCCGGTGATTCTTGGCGCGGCCGTTTTGCTACTCAAGAAGCAGGAGCGCTGA
- a CDS encoding efflux RND transporter periplasmic adaptor subunit, translating to MTVSPSLKKKLLVAFAAAVVAALAWWSWTRFTDSGPGEGFVNGNGRIEATEIDVATKLPGRIEDILVREGDFVTAGQPLAKMRLETLEAQRDEALAMRQQAEHSVTAAQAQVALREADVTAALALVGQRESELDAAQRRLTRSSTLSSEGAASIQELDDDRARVRGAQATLAASKAQAAAARAAVEAARAQLVGAQSSVSAATASISRIEADIRDSELRSPRDGRVQVRVAQPGEVLGAGGRVLNLLDLSDVYITFFLPETVAGRVALGSEVRIILDAAPEYVIPATVSFVASAAQFTPKTVETASERQKLMFRVRAQISQELLREHLNQVKTGLPGVAWVKLDAKAEWPQNLSVRVPE from the coding sequence ATGACTGTCTCCCCCTCTCTCAAGAAAAAACTCCTGGTCGCTTTCGCTGCAGCGGTTGTTGCCGCGCTGGCCTGGTGGAGCTGGACGAGGTTTACCGACAGCGGCCCGGGCGAAGGATTCGTCAACGGCAATGGCCGCATCGAAGCCACCGAGATCGACGTGGCCACCAAACTTCCCGGCCGCATCGAAGACATCCTGGTGCGTGAAGGCGATTTCGTCACAGCCGGCCAGCCACTGGCCAAGATGCGGCTGGAAACGCTGGAAGCGCAGCGCGACGAGGCCCTGGCCATGCGTCAGCAGGCTGAGCATTCGGTGACCGCGGCGCAGGCACAGGTGGCGCTGCGTGAAGCCGACGTGACTGCCGCCTTGGCTCTGGTTGGTCAGCGCGAGTCGGAACTGGACGCCGCGCAACGGCGCCTGACACGCTCCAGCACGCTGTCGAGTGAGGGAGCCGCCTCGATCCAGGAACTGGACGATGACCGGGCGCGCGTACGGGGCGCCCAGGCGACCCTCGCGGCCAGCAAGGCACAGGCCGCCGCTGCCCGCGCCGCGGTCGAAGCCGCCAGGGCGCAGCTTGTCGGCGCGCAGTCCAGCGTGTCCGCCGCTACGGCCAGTATCAGCCGCATCGAAGCCGACATCCGCGACAGCGAACTGCGGTCTCCGCGCGACGGACGGGTTCAGGTGCGTGTCGCGCAACCCGGCGAGGTGCTTGGAGCGGGCGGACGTGTCTTGAACCTGCTTGATCTGTCGGACGTGTACATCACCTTCTTCCTGCCCGAAACCGTGGCCGGCCGCGTTGCGCTGGGCTCGGAGGTTCGCATCATTCTGGATGCCGCGCCCGAGTATGTGATTCCAGCCACCGTTTCCTTCGTCGCCAGCGCAGCGCAGTTCACCCCCAAGACGGTGGAAACCGCCAGCGAGCGGCAAAAGCTGATGTTTCGCGTGCGCGCACAGATCTCGCAGGAGCTGCTGCGTGAGCACCTGAACCAGGTCAAGACCGGTCTGCCCGGCGTAGCCTGGGTCAAGCTCGACGCCAAGGCCGAGTGGCCTCAGAACCTCTCCGTTCGTGTGCCGGAGTAA
- a CDS encoding ABC transporter permease produces MRRRNLANIYDLGVKELWSLWRDPMMLVLIVYVFTASVYTKATSMPETLHNAPIAIVDEDNSALSQRIASAFYPPQFTPPAMIDYGSVDPGMDAGQYTFALVIPPNFQRDVLAGRSPAVQLNVDATRMSQAFTGSGYIQQIFTGEVNEFVKRYRGTDAPPVDLALRARFNPALDKAWFGSVVQIINHITLLSIILTGAALIREREHGTIEHLLVMPVTPAQIMLSKVWSMALVVLIASFLSLNLMVRGVLGVPVEGSIALFFAGAALSLFATTSMGIFLATLARNMPQFGMLMMLTIMPLQMLSGGTTPRESMPEIAQNIMLIAPTTHFVELSQAILYRGAGLETVWQPFLALALIGTVLFFLSLARFRKTIGQMA; encoded by the coding sequence ATGCGCAGAAGAAACCTGGCCAACATCTACGACCTCGGTGTCAAGGAGCTGTGGAGCCTTTGGCGTGATCCGATGATGCTCGTACTCATCGTCTATGTGTTCACCGCGTCGGTCTACACCAAGGCCACGTCCATGCCGGAGACGCTGCACAACGCGCCCATCGCCATCGTCGACGAGGATAATTCGGCGCTGTCCCAGCGGATTGCCTCGGCGTTCTACCCACCGCAGTTCACGCCACCGGCCATGATCGACTATGGAAGCGTGGATCCGGGCATGGATGCCGGGCAGTACACCTTTGCCCTGGTCATTCCGCCCAACTTCCAGCGCGACGTGCTGGCGGGGCGATCGCCTGCCGTGCAGCTCAATGTCGACGCCACCCGCATGAGCCAGGCCTTCACCGGCAGTGGCTATATACAGCAGATCTTCACCGGCGAAGTCAATGAGTTCGTCAAGCGTTACCGCGGCACCGACGCGCCACCCGTGGATCTGGCATTGCGCGCACGCTTCAACCCGGCACTGGACAAGGCCTGGTTCGGCTCGGTGGTGCAGATCATCAACCACATCACGCTGTTGTCCATCATCCTGACCGGCGCAGCGCTGATCCGGGAGCGCGAGCACGGCACCATCGAGCACCTGCTGGTGATGCCGGTTACACCCGCGCAGATCATGCTCTCCAAGGTCTGGTCGATGGCCCTGGTCGTGCTGATCGCCTCCTTCCTGTCCCTCAATCTCATGGTGCGCGGCGTCCTGGGCGTTCCAGTCGAGGGTTCCATTGCACTGTTCTTCGCTGGCGCGGCGCTCAGTCTGTTCGCCACCACGTCGATGGGCATCTTCCTCGCCACCCTGGCGCGCAACATGCCGCAGTTCGGTATGTTGATGATGCTGACCATCATGCCGCTGCAGATGCTCTCGGGTGGCACCACGCCACGCGAAAGCATGCCCGAGATAGCGCAGAACATCATGCTGATCGCACCCACCACCCATTTCGTGGAACTGAGCCAGGCTATCCTCTACCGGGGCGCCGGCCTGGAGACGGTATGGCAGCCGTTCCTGGCGCTGGCCCTGATCGGCACGGTGCTGTTTTTCCTGTCGTTAGCACGCTTTCGCAAAACGATCGGCCAGATGGCCTGA
- a CDS encoding efflux transporter outer membrane subunit has product MPPASLLFPAFSLRTASLALSAVVLTGCMSLAPAPDTPPLPVPEVWPGHLESSTEGAHAGELAWQAYFTDPLLQRLIETALENNRDLRLAALRVEEASAAFRIQRSDRFPAVGVGAQGGRARVPGDLNMSGRSQVGGEYRAEVGLSTWELDLWGRVRNLEDAALQSWLASDAARQAVHLALIAQVADGYLGLREIDERVAIARQTVATREESYRIFRRRVEVGSTSKLDLTQVQTLLNQAQALLTQLEQARATQRHALAMLVGADPGPLPTKVPFDETTVLAELRAGLPSELLVSRPDIISAEHQLRASDAHIGAARAAFLPRIALTGSFGTASSDLNGLFDSGSRAWTFMPTLSLPIFDGGRRRANLELSEVRRDIAVAGYEKTIQTAFREVADALSAKHWLAEQLTIQRANLEAQSERARLAKLRYDNGSAAFLEVLDAQRDLLGAQQQLVQARRALLSSQVALYAALGGGTLAAAGEAQGAASTPASTPSTR; this is encoded by the coding sequence ATGCCCCCAGCTTCCCTGTTGTTTCCTGCGTTCAGCTTGCGCACTGCCTCGCTGGCACTGAGCGCCGTCGTACTGACCGGCTGCATGTCGCTCGCTCCTGCTCCTGATACCCCGCCGCTGCCGGTACCCGAGGTTTGGCCTGGTCATCTTGAATCGAGCACCGAGGGTGCCCACGCGGGAGAACTTGCCTGGCAGGCCTACTTCACGGACCCTTTGCTGCAACGCCTCATCGAGACCGCGCTGGAGAACAACCGCGATCTGCGCCTGGCCGCGCTGCGTGTCGAGGAAGCCAGCGCCGCATTCCGCATTCAGCGCTCGGATCGATTTCCTGCCGTGGGCGTGGGTGCCCAGGGTGGACGCGCCCGCGTCCCTGGCGATCTGAACATGTCGGGCCGGTCGCAGGTGGGCGGCGAATATCGGGCCGAGGTGGGTTTGAGCACCTGGGAGCTGGATCTGTGGGGCCGGGTCCGCAACCTGGAAGACGCCGCCCTGCAAAGCTGGCTGGCTTCCGACGCGGCCCGCCAGGCCGTCCACCTGGCGCTGATCGCCCAGGTGGCCGACGGTTATCTTGGCTTGCGCGAGATAGACGAACGCGTGGCTATCGCCCGTCAAACCGTCGCGACCCGCGAGGAGTCCTATCGCATTTTCCGGCGCCGCGTTGAAGTCGGCTCGACCTCGAAGCTGGACCTCACTCAAGTCCAAACTTTGCTGAACCAGGCTCAGGCGCTGCTAACCCAGCTTGAGCAAGCCCGCGCCACGCAACGGCATGCGCTGGCGATGCTGGTGGGCGCCGATCCTGGCCCGCTGCCCACCAAGGTGCCCTTCGATGAAACGACGGTGCTGGCTGAGCTGCGGGCCGGTCTGCCTTCGGAGCTGCTGGTCAGTCGCCCGGACATCATTTCCGCCGAACACCAATTGCGTGCCAGCGATGCCCACATCGGCGCGGCCCGCGCGGCGTTCTTGCCGCGCATTGCGCTGACTGGCAGCTTCGGCACGGCCAGCTCCGACTTGAATGGCTTGTTCGATTCCGGCAGTCGCGCCTGGACCTTCATGCCCACCCTGTCACTGCCCATCTTCGATGGCGGGCGCCGACGCGCCAATCTGGAACTGAGCGAAGTGCGCCGCGACATCGCCGTCGCCGGATACGAAAAAACCATTCAAACAGCCTTCCGCGAGGTGGCCGATGCGCTGAGCGCAAAGCACTGGCTGGCTGAGCAGTTGACGATCCAGAGAGCCAACCTGGAAGCGCAAAGCGAACGCGCACGCCTGGCCAAGTTGCGCTACGACAACGGCTCGGCCGCCTTCTTGGAAGTGCTGGATGCCCAACGCGATCTGCTGGGAGCCCAGCAACAACTGGTACAGGCGCGCCGCGCGCTGCTGTCCAGCCAGGTGGCGCTGTATGCCGCGCTCGGCGGCGGCACCCTCGCCGCAGCCGGCGAGGCACAGGGTGCGGCCTCGACTCCCGCTTCCACCCCATCAACCCGTTAA
- a CDS encoding TetR/AcrR family transcriptional regulator, translating into MLPKKDDAPDKRRYLSSAARKEEILDAALVEFADRTYNAVSMERLAECAGLSKAGIYAHFKSKEEIFHALLERTTKQICDFQGWLPDEDLTLPELVDVYLDRLYATFSSPATMSIYRLLLAESARTPELVQRWHNEVAHGLKERAQLIIQRNIERGIIRPGVLTEHFFPLALAPAVLWLSSSMLSKGNPSISLVQLRDAHRQLLLELLQPQ; encoded by the coding sequence ATGCTACCCAAGAAAGATGACGCGCCCGACAAGCGCCGCTACCTGTCCTCTGCCGCCAGAAAAGAAGAAATACTCGACGCGGCCTTGGTCGAATTCGCGGATCGGACGTACAACGCCGTGTCAATGGAGCGCCTGGCGGAATGCGCAGGCTTGTCCAAGGCTGGCATCTACGCCCACTTCAAAAGCAAGGAAGAAATTTTTCATGCCTTGCTCGAACGTACGACAAAGCAGATTTGCGATTTCCAGGGCTGGCTCCCGGATGAAGATCTGACGTTGCCAGAGCTGGTAGATGTCTACCTGGATCGCCTATACGCGACCTTTAGCTCCCCTGCCACGATGTCGATTTACCGGCTGCTTCTGGCCGAAAGCGCCAGAACACCAGAGCTGGTGCAGCGTTGGCACAACGAAGTTGCGCACGGACTGAAAGAGCGGGCGCAGCTCATCATCCAACGCAACATAGAACGGGGCATCATTCGTCCGGGCGTCTTGACCGAACACTTCTTCCCGTTGGCGCTCGCGCCCGCAGTGCTGTGGCTGAGTTCCTCGATGCTGTCCAAGGGGAATCCTTCCATCTCGCTGGTGCAGTTACGGGATGCGCACCGGCAACTGTTGCTTGAGCTTTTGCAGCCTCAATGA